CACCAACACTTTAATTTTCTAAGTAGAAAACATGCCCTAGACAGTTTGGAAATTACTGTGTTGGTGTGAGCCTCCCAAGAAAGCTTCTGGTCAAAAACCACTCCAAGCAACTTAACTGGTTTAGaacaattttcttttatgttCAACTTTTTCAATGTGAAGCAAATTGATTCTGTTTTATCAGTATTGACTTCtagattattacaattaaacCAAGAATAAGCAACCTCCATTACCTCATCACTATGTGGTTTTACCTCATTAAGTAATTCACCAGTAACTATAAATGAAATGTCATCGGCATAAAGAGTGGTCTTACATGGAACATTGAAAGGCAGATccttaatgtatataataaacaaaagcgGACCCAGAACAGATCCCTGTGGAACCCCAGCAAGGACCTCTCGAAATGTGGACTCTGTATCAGCAACTGACACTCTGTGCATTCTGCCACAaagataagtttaaaaaaagtgcAATGGTTCATCGATAATACCATAAAATTTCAGCTTACTGAGAAGAGTGTGATGGGAAATACTATCAAAGGCCTTGCTTAGGTCCACAAGAGTCATATTAGCATACTCACATTTCTCAAAaccattctttgtttaaaggttatttttgacgatcagattgcagatctcgaaacgtagtgttactgttttcttgtttcactgaacaatggcaaatgtccgaaaaaatcctgtttccttctcaaaaccacttaaaatactatttacaacttcATTCAAAGCTTCTCTTGTGGATCGACCAGGGCGGAATCTAAACTgactattacttaaaatattatgtttatccaaaaattttaaaacttggtttTTAACACGTCTCCATTATTTTGGAAAACACTGAAACTATACAAATTGTTCgataattatctatattggatctattaccttttttaaaaagtggtttactcTTGGAATTTTTTAAGCAGTTTGGGAAAGTAGAACAGCTAAaagaaagattaattaaaaatgttaagggcCTAACAATACAATTAGCAATGTGTTCAATCACTCTGTTACTAAAACCAAAAACATCCTCACTCCTGGAAGACTTTAAGGATCTCATAATATTAAGAACCTCAAACTCACTAACACACTTCAAGTGAAAAGTTTCTGAAGGCCTTTCAACTTTCCTCAGGTAGGACATATAACTTAAATTGCTATTATTTAATGTCCTTGTAAGTTAGTACGAACTACCTTTTCCCCAATACTTATATAATGgttattaaattcttcagctGCAATGGGTGGAATCGGATTTTCTCGTTTATAGTAGTTACCAGCCTCTGATTTAATTACATGCCATGCagccaaacatttattttttgaattttgtattatgcTTTCATTGTACATAACCTTTGCTTCTTTAATTTTCTATcgatacaattttcttttagcTATATAGCAGTTTCTTAGAAACATGTTACTTTTATAGTTTGGTATTCTTAACAGATCTTGTAGCAGAATTAATGTATTCCTCAACTTTCTTAAGCTATCATCAAACCAGAGAGAATTAtgcttgttttgttttctttgttgaATGTTTTTAGTTTTCCTTGCGCAGCTATGGTTTAATACAATTGACagcctatttacaaaatattcgtATGCACTATTTACATCCTCCATATCATACAACAAATGCCAATTTAATGAAGAGCTTGTGTCTAAGAACCTATTCAAAGTTTCATCACTTAGTTTtctgtatgaaatatttttagattgagGACCAGTACCCACAACAGTATATTCAAGGTGAATTATAGAGTAATCTGAAATTCTCACCTTCCATATGCCACTGCtgtacaaatgtttatttaaatcattGGCTATGTTgtctacacattttttatttctagttgGTAGTTTGTTTACACagtacagattgaatgattttagATTGTTAATGAACATTATTGTATCATTATTAGTACTCTTTAAAATGTCAATGTTAAAGTTTCCTCCTAGTATAATTTTACAAGTAGGTTTTTTCTTTTGTACATAGCTTAGTAAATCGTCAAGGTATGTAAGAAATGTTGTGCAAATAGAGCTGGGTGTCCTATgtacagatataaaaattacattataaatatttacatgtaactAAGAACAATGTTACAGTTGGCTTCATCTAAAACTCCAGctaattcatttaatttgtttcttattgactGAATATTCTATAACACACACAGTAAAGTCAGAAGTATTTCTAGTTTGTTCAGAATAACCTGAGGGCTTGCTTACTAAAACGTGGTTTAAACTACAGCTAGGGTTAGGTGCAGGAGTTATAGTATCACTCTTATTATATCTGAAGTATCTAAGTTTTGGGCCGTTGTTAGTGTGTTTCCCGACAAAGGTCCTGCAAGTGTCGACTGCTCAGGACTCGGTATGATCTCGGAGAGTTCATTGATGTTCTTTATTTCTTTGTCAATATgtttaccaataagaccaatgtaaccaGGGTCCCTTCCTCGAGTTGGAGAAATCAAGACTGCCAATTGACCAATACCGATGTAGAGGTAGATGTCACACCAAATCTCAGCCATCTAGGTAAATTTgttcaaaagttattaaatgtAGACCGACAAATGAGATTTCGTCATTAACTGGTGGGAGAGTTCATCAATTCGTGAAACATTTGACTGATTGTTTTACAGCggattaatgaatttaaatgctCTAAAATGGCGAGAttttatatccatacaatttttatatcttaatataaattCTTATACAACACACAAAACAATTGAtttgttaatgtactttttttGTACCAGTTATAcgctaataattatttaactcttGTAATGTTTAAACATTACGGAGGTTTTTTGGTTTCAAGCTTTTATGTCCTTAAAGACATATCTTGACATTAATCCTATAAATGACAACTATCGGGTTTCCAATGTTTTCTCCTTGTTTGTGAAGTGGCAGTCATAGGAATTTTGACAATCTtctactattataatttatttcatgatttatttgactacaaataataaacaaaacaacaacaattcattttcagtttgaacaatttggattctatatttttagttttttttacatttgtggCAATGTATtgaatcatcttccatttataattaaaatatatgactttttaaaactaaatagattatatgttttaaaagctactaattttgtttgaataatctaaaatattagattttatttagtaataatatggTACTGCTCAGTTTTATTATCTAATACAATATTCTGTTATTATCTTTTGAATACAATGCTAATTTGATTATAGTGATTATATATAATgagtgcgcaaaaggcccttgaggttTAAGTGCATTTTaatagcccccccccccccccatagaAGAAGACATACAATTGATGATTATAATTTCTAATTCATGTCAtctctcaattaaaaaaaaatctttgaataaaCAACCCTTCAAATTgtccatatttattgttttacccACAATACTTTTCTTAATTCCTTTATATTTAActggattttaaataaatatttgtttaaatacattttcaatctCAATCTACAGAATTcttcaaaaatgtacatttaaattaatctttttaaaaatttttcttataattttcctgtttgtattattaaaacattcgTGATTTTTTTGGATAATCATTTGTATCAAATTCATTCCAATTTtctttaatgattttgttttatttcaacaaaataactgtctgtgtccatgtaacagAGATTAAAATCTGGATCATATTTGTaagtttattataacaaaactCATGCATTGACAATTTTGAGAAGTCTAAAATTCAAAATCCAATATGAATTTGTTAATCCAAAGGTATATTAAAACTCACTTTTTTCTTCTCCCATGttctatactatttttataaaatgttttaaagcataTAAACTTTGTTTTCTTTGCTTGATGCATTggaaattcttcatttcctagtgtCATATCACATTGAACACTTTtcattgatttttcaaaatttaaattgttcattaacTTATAGAAATCATTTTCAAAATCACTCGCAGCTAGAAAATATCTTGCTTCCTTCATGTTGTACCTAGAGTTCTCATGTATTAAAATCTACATATTCTTTCATATAAGGCTTCTGATCACAACAAATAACTCTATTAACATATTTCTAAATCATTCTTTGTTCAagataaagaattaataatattaataatattttcaatttttaaatgcataaaatattaagttttactaAGAAAAGTtgtgcataatttatttttataatgttctggagcaattGTTAGATCTTTATGAATTCATGTAaattgttggatattctagatcaacttcaagaatatatCCATATGATTCTTCACCAGTAAGTTGTAAAATCGTTTCTTTCCATTTTTTGGATTTATCCATTTTATATcatcataatatacattttgtaaaagtgCCCAAccatcaaaattatttgtatcaacgtaaaaatcttatatttattttttgctggaacatatatttttatacattgataAATGACATATGACATCACAACCATGtttttaactactattttaaatttgtttatatatatatatatatatatatatatatatatatatatagacttaaAAGAATAAAGTAAGCTTGAATCTTTGATATTAATAaccttatttcaaccttttctacaaccgctgttgagcacagagtaagaaaatatccagataagaaaatttaaagttttattaaaattgtacttttaactatacattttagaaattattaattaatgtagtgcttggtcagtactgtaatgcagatatcacaGACAAAGTTACTATCCAAATTGTACtagaaatttaaagactgttataaaacccatctcagttgtcttttgacagataCTTCTcatagatttgtatatattttcgtgatagccataaatatatatttttgacgtatGTTCTTAATTGTGGCAACAAAACAATTGCGTCGGAAATATAAATCACTCGAACCAGAAGCGCTCTTACACGTGCCAAGCCTGTGAAAATGTGTGTGatgccacgggtaactgctagtactgtataaatctgaataatttcctagattttaaaatttttatttttttcatacactcaaataatgttgataatctttAGAAATGTTCTCAATTGTTAAAATtgagaaagaattaaagaattacgaCGTTAATTCTTTCTCATCATTGTTTGGAATTAGAttattatttctgtattattttggaaatttcttAATGTACAAATGACTGTGATAGTACGATATATTATGACagaaacagaaatattttgaGGAAGTTTCAGATTTAAATTACAAGATAAATGAATTGCTCCTCTAAATGTAccagttaaatgacaatgatctctaattattaaactttttcattagAATCCTTCAGTTCTGCAACTGTTATAAATGtctgaatgtttttataaaatttcgtCTTCTACAGTTACACTAATAGGTTTTAGATATTTAGAACTAtatttttcctttatattttggcaatttgttgaattctttgaataattttgttgaaCATTCAGTAAATAAACCTTCAGATTTTGCTCTATAACACATaggttttatttgttacattttaaactagatataatgtaaaattataaggAATATGCTTATGAATTTTAGTAGTTACTAATTTTACAGGAATATTTGTATAGTTTGgaattttctcaaaaatactcTCAAATCCATATAAATGACATAGATATAGGAAAATTTCTTTGATTGTTAAAACACTGTGTTATTTGATCTGCAAATGGTCTTACAAACCTGGACTCCAAATTGGTTTACAAACCttcatattgtttataaatttctataTCCTCCGACTTGTAAAAATGACTTAAACAGCTTCTACATAAGAatctttagtttttattctttgaCAATTGAGAAAATACGAGTTTATTCAAGTCCCTTATGAAAACATAACGAGTTTTATTTTCTTGCGTTGTgtacaacaaaacaatatttcattcaGCATCATATAATTGAATGCTTTATTTCATACTCTGAATtatgcattttataataaaagaaattgataTGTTACCATTTTATTACAACATCAACATGTGCACTAAACAATATACAACTCAAACTGACTTCAGTGTTTTTGTGTCCGGTGATGAAACTACCTACAAAATGGTCGCTTTTGAGAAATAGCTGTATCACGTGACGGCTGATCAACAACGAATATAAAGGATATCAAACAATATTACAGATATTAGGCTTTTGTTTGGTATAAATTAGTAAGAAATGTATTATATcgtatgtacaaataaaataagatttgtcTCTTTTCTGACTGATgaaacttttgtttgtttgttgccATATCCAGGATTAACATTTATGTTAGTAAAACACATTACTACTATATCGGCTCTCCTAAGTCAGTACAAGATTAGTACCAGAGTGAAAAGTTAAATGCCATATCCAGGATTAACATTTATAGTAGTAACACATATTATAACAAAACCAGCATTCTTAAGTTGGTACATGACTTGTAttacagtgaaggtgttaactgcCAAATCCAGGATTAAAATTTATTCCTGATTgtatattaatattctttaatattttgtttataaaaaatattgtatttgtaaaaactaaagaGAAAAACATATCATTTCGAATAGGTTTTGATGGAAAATTATTGTGTTTGATAATTAGTAGTTTTCTAATTATGTTATAGTGATGATTTTGAACATTTAgtctaaataaaaactatttcaagttCATATCTAGTATAATCTGTAAGTATTATGCAAGGCATTTACTAGCTAGAGACTTACTAGGAAGTCAAGATAAGAaccaaaaacctttttaaaataattttaacccaGTATTACAAATTGACAATCAAATAATCAGTCAGTTTTAATGATCAATTCATTACATATAAGCTAACAGAGATTACTTTTGTTACTgccatttttattctaaaattttgtttatctatggacatttattttattaagtgttttttttatttatttgtgaatggATATATTGGGTGCCGTTAAGACAGTCGCTtctaaaaagatttttacaaagatatttaattttgtatatttaaattaagaccAGTACTTATAAGATTGGTATGAATACaagattgttaatataaaaattgttgaacaaaacaaaaaaattataagaactcagtcaataaataacgaaatttgtgatttcatattttaacactGCAAAGatgcataaaaattaaatgaaaaatattatataccaaCTAAAACAAACTTTGATTAAAATGCGTCTACTTtaagctcttttaatttactttctgtttaAGATTTTTCAAGTGCAACAGAGGTAGATTGTTTTTTTCccccaataaagaaaatatataacttacgtaaGACTGAAAAGTTACTACAGTTCAAAAGAGTCAGCTATAACAATTAAATTCACTTTCACTCTcatttatttacagttccacaattgagtttatgttgttgcactgacccaagaaaacaaacatttgtgGGTTtaggaatccaacttagatttaaaagcgtttatttgCGGTATGTGATAGTTCTGGTGCTATAAGTAAGACTGATTTttactccgatcaagaaaatatgtgcatatGTAAAAGCTCAAAAAGACCAATTAACTCAAAATACATCTATCTCCATTGCTTGTATTCTGCTTTTGATATAAGGAGAAAAGTATGCCATCCCTTTCCTtttcctttaactacagtaaaattgttgAGGGAGGCTACCAGTTTAGATaaccttatgtgcaaaacattcacagctttggtCATCAAGCTTGGTTTTAGaacactgttttaaatattatttttaatgtattagatggtttattcgtcactggtgcaatctaaaataaaaattaggttcTTGCAATCTGCATAACATTACTGATCAAGCGctgtataattattcaatatttactaaaatgtaaatgtaGACAAATATTTCAGCCACTTgtgtgaacttcagctgaaagtgttaacagctgtttagagtcagttaactttggataacgtgttgtaaatattataattattttccagactgattaaatattctgagaaatCTTTCCAATGTTTCTCACCATTTAAACCTTGGACttctacaaaaatttcaaaataaaattagacaaatCAGTCCAGCCGTTCTGGAATTTTAGTGAGACTAACACCACCTCATGTGTCATGTGGTGTTGACCAAATTCAACTCATTGAAAATTACACATTATCACTTTTGGATAGTAGCCTACCTAGCTAAAATATCctttaaacttttaactaataTGTAAACACTTGTCTGATACTAATATGCATGAAATTCTTATGATTATTAATGCCCTGTAATAGCAAGGGAACgttatgccatctttggtagtatagacaagggtggtgaattttcccagaaGGATCTTATCGGTTGTTTCTGGCAGTTCTGCTGAAACTGGTGGACCTCATGGTATACTTTTAGTGTGTGAAAAAATGCCCTTGTGgcttaataatatatacattaataggACCCCCTTAGAAGATTATTAAACATTAgtctacaatttaaatatataaataatatagctccattcatagatttaaaatatacaaaaatatatagatatatatttaaagaactaTTTCAAGAGATAAACTCAAATTATTTTCAAGGATAcaagttttagaaattttaaattgtaaattattttattctagaactttaaaaataaacattaattcaaatgTGAACCaataatttcattgaaataatttaatgcaCAAATAAAgttggattatttattttatacatgttaatTTCTACTACTAAAATGCATAACAAACTTCCAGaatgtatttcataatttatgaaaaattgaaaTACCATACCACAGCATGAAGTTCCATAATAAGACTACTTTTTCAATCAatcttatatagttttatttcagtaatagaCAATGGACTATTATTTACAGACTGTAGTGAATTTAAATACactaaaagttttactttttgctattttttaaccGTTTCTTTGATTTTGTTGACACTTTCTCTTCACTTTTTGCTAAGCCAACAGCATGTCCTGATTTCTTCAAGTGATCGAATAgtttgtttttagatttaaatgaaCACCTACATGTGATACATATAGTTTCACTTTTAACCTTGTTTTCACTTTCTTTAAGTTGGTTTATCTTGCTGGCTgcaatatttgatttttgttcAGAAATACAATTACTTTTAGTGCTGTTTTCATGTTCTTCCAATTGGttcttatttgtaaaatttgcaCATCCTGAGGCTGTCATTTCTCCTTCAATGTTTTCACACTGCAtatcacttttaattaaattcatattttcttcaatgtctacttcattacatttattttctctctttgaatttaaaatagtcTGTTGCTGAAGAATTTTCTTTCTATTTCTTTTGCTGTCATTTTGTATTAAATCTTCTAGATATGTTGCATCACTCAAGTCTTCATCAACATCTAGTAGAGACTGAGAAACCATTCTCTTATTCTTCTTTTTGGTCCTTTTATCTTTTTTCTTAGGAAGTTCTTCATTAATTTGTCTTTCCAGGGACTGTGAATCGCTGGATTCTGAAGTTCTATTTTTTTCCAATGGTGTGTGTTCAATTTCATTTAATACCCTTGAATCTTCATTATGGCTTTGTTCTGAACAACTATCAGATTCACTGAGTAAAATATCTTCATTTCCctgatataattttaagatagcaatgttttctttgtgtttttttgaattttcatgATTTTGGAAAgcttttatggttttaaatattttattacatgcaatacaatgtaaggtttcatttttaattgttgGCCTAGGCCTATCTGTTTCTAATTCATCATATTCATCGTTAGATTCTTCAGTATCTGAAATATCACCAAACTGATGTGCtacatttaattctatattttctaattccttttttaaatttgaaaacttggACCACTCAGATTCTTGATAGCTAGCCAATTCCTCTTTTCTTTCTTTAAGTCTGTTTTGTCTTTGTTCTTCGGATTTTTTAAGATCACTACTCTTTTTTTCTTGCTTGTACTTCAAATGTGCTTGTACACGCTTATCTCTCTTTTTAACAAACGTAACCAAATTTCTTATTTCTTCATTTCGCTCTTTCTTGGCTTTATCACGaacctttttattttctttctccaTAACTTTTACAACTTTTCTATTAGGAGCTTCTGTAATATCATGAACATTTAACCAAGCGTATGATTTTTTAGTAGAATATCCCTGCCAGAAACTATAAAAAGGGTGCACAACTTCTTCATAGCTGCTGTCAGACTTTCCAAAGGTAGGTATTTCAAAATCACTGTCTGAACCAGAGTGAAATCCTGAGTCCTCAGCagcaattttattgaaaacttccCTATAAACACTATAAAAACCTTTTTCATCATCGTTGTAACCAGCAAAACAACTAGatgtaaaatattggaaaacatCCAACGCACTATCATCATAATTTGACCCAAGACCGCCTCTTAAAATTGATTCTCTATGTTTATCATACCAAGCCCTCTCATGAGAATCACTTAATACTTCATAAGCTTGTTGAACTAGTTGAAACTGAATTTTAGCTTCTTCAACATTGTTGGGATTTTTATCTGGATGCCATTGCAAAGCTAATTTTCTGTAAGATTTTTTTATCTCATCTTCACTAGAATCACGAGGGATTCCCAAAACATCGTAATAACACTTCATAATCTAGgaattttaagtatttgtttaacTAGGCCTATTAGGCTTGTAATGTGACAGTCTGATTACTTACAATCCAGTTGTTCCAAATATTACTTCTTTGctttgaatatataataattatgttccCATGTTATTTAATAACGAACTTAAGAacacaaatattgaaatgaatactaaattatagataatttcacactaaattaattatatttaaactattaatcacTAAGTTAATGTTTCTTCCTAACCAACAACAACCACACATAATACACATGCAATGGAACTAGTCACTAGTCTTTTTTTCGTCTTCTTTTAGGTTATGTCTTTATATCCATGAAGCCTCGTATTTCACTTCTGTGGTTGCTTCACCCTTAGATTGAATTGTTGATTATGATGATCTACAATTGGATACAACAAACATAAGTTAGTGTTACATAATGGTTATTGACTTATGAATTTTTGTTAATCAGTAGTCAATAGGTTGActtttaacatacatatataactCAACATAATtcctagtgttttttttttatctttgtagTGTTGTAAAAGATCAGGATATCTAAGATAAGAAGGGTTTTCAGGATGGAAAAGGTGGGTCACTTTTCTTTGCTAGGGGCCCATCAAGCTTTCCTATCCCAGAAAGACACACACTACATGAAAATAACATTTGACTCTGACGTACTaccaaaagaaataaaacttaatcaCGTATTGATGAGGATAGAACCTTACCAAATACCGGTAAGGCAATGCTACCGATGCTTCTCCTATGGGCACGTAGCAAATTCCCTTGTAACAACAAAAGATTATGTCGAAACTGTGCAGAGCCGTTCCATGACGgatattgtaacaaaatactgAAATGTGTTCCCTGCAGCGGAGAACACAGCAGTAATTCCAGAAACTGCCCAGAATTCATCCGGCAAAAAAACATTAAGAATCGCATGAGCCTACATAAAGAATCTTATTTTACAGCGATCCAGTTCTTCCCTATTGAATAGTTACTAGTCAAATAGTGATGCTGATCTGATGCGCGATTGCGAGAGGTTACAATCGAAAAGTATCGATTGTCAGAACCGTTCAAacggtaaataattaattgttaaatgcAATGACTGAATTGATACGTTTGGTTATAAATTAAACAcggtaattttacaataaaacttttaatgataatatatcaGAAATTGCTTAAATACTTTTACACAATGTAAAAGCATAATAAGCATTTTTAATTCGGATAAAATTCGTAACATTTTTCTGTACTTTTAGTCTGCAATACAAAAGAATATCCCTACAGAATTAAGCCATATGAGATGCGTGATTGGAACAGTCCAAagtatcattttattaaataagattatGTCTATCAATTTCTACAACTAAACACTTATTCTATAGATTTCCATTAGTAGTTTTTCAATTTGTTCTGACTAGATCAACTTAGAAATAATCTAgattttcaaaggttttactgACTGCACATCATTCATGGAAAAGCTCTATATGATCAGGGCCGAATTAAGCATAGGTGACATAAGCGCGCTTAGGGGCCTGCATcacaatacaattacaaaatattgtcatTGGTCacatatgttattattgtaaatagtaagtCGTGCGTACATACTTGATACAAAACCTTGATTGTGAACGTACAAGGCTAGTGTATGGTGACATTAGGAGTAGAGCAGCGTGCGTTTGAAGTATATCACACCGGTGTGAGGAGAGGGTGCCACACCTGCGTGAGTGCGAGCAAGGATTCATGTTGGTACTTGACTGTGACTCACCCCTACACATCACCACTAATCCTCGTCCTCTAAACAAAATGTTAGCGGTAGCGGCGTAGAGCTGCATTGTCATTAAGTTACATTACGTTTATAACCATGTTATAAACACCGGATTAAAATGAAAGCTAGTGAGACTGTGATATAATTGATAAttct
The Homalodisca vitripennis isolate AUS2020 chromosome 4, UT_GWSS_2.1, whole genome shotgun sequence DNA segment above includes these coding regions:
- the LOC124360657 gene encoding dnaJ homolog subfamily C member 21; the encoded protein is MKCYYDVLGIPRDSSEDEIKKSYRKLALQWHPDKNPNNVEEAKIQFQLVQQAYEVLSDSHERAWYDKHRESILRGGLGSNYDDSALDVFQYFTSSCFAGYNDDEKGFYSVYREVFNKIAAEDSGFHSGSDSDFEIPTFGKSDSSYEEVVHPFYSFWQGYSTKKSYAWLNVHDITEAPNRKVVKVMEKENKKVRDKAKKERNEEIRNLVTFVKKRDKRVQAHLKYKQEKKSSDLKKSEEQRQNRLKERKEELASYQESEWSKFSNLKKELENIELNVAHQFGDISDTEESNDEYDELETDRPRPTIKNETLHCIACNKIFKTIKAFQNHENSKKHKENIAILKLYQGNEDILLSESDSCSEQSHNEDSRVLNEIEHTPLEKNRTSESSDSQSLERQINEELPKKKDKRTKKKNKRMVSQSLLDVDEDLSDATYLEDLIQNDSKRNRKKILQQQTILNSKRENKCNEVDIEENMNLIKSDMQCENIEGEMTASGCANFTNKNQLEEHENSTKSNCISEQKSNIAASKINQLKESENKVKSETICITCRCSFKSKNKLFDHLKKSGHAVGLAKSEEKVSTKSKKRLKNSKK